From the genome of Candidatus Hydrogenedentota bacterium, one region includes:
- a CDS encoding 1-acyl-sn-glycerol-3-phosphate acyltransferase, producing MGFLRALYRYAFLVVWTTSFAVAYGVLWPVTKYPERRRRALRRVMLRGWAAGIAFAWGIRVEMHGPVPKRPFFIVANHISYLDVLMLVRCTGCIFVARGDVASWPVIGFLFRSIHVMFIDRTDKRDTMRVNELIHHALSLDDCVGVFAESRISRGIDVEPFKSALIQPAIANHIPVHYATITYKSLPGATPAWQVVNWWQPIPFSRHLWRVLACRGFTTVVHFGEAPLFGEDRKVLARQLRDAVRARFVPVQ from the coding sequence ATGGGATTCTTGCGGGCGCTGTATCGTTATGCGTTCCTGGTCGTGTGGACGACGTCTTTCGCGGTGGCCTACGGCGTCCTCTGGCCGGTCACCAAGTATCCTGAAAGACGCCGCCGCGCCCTTCGCCGCGTCATGCTCCGCGGCTGGGCCGCCGGCATTGCGTTCGCCTGGGGCATCCGCGTGGAAATGCACGGGCCCGTGCCCAAACGCCCTTTCTTTATCGTCGCGAATCACATCAGCTATCTGGACGTGCTCATGCTGGTTCGGTGTACGGGTTGCATTTTCGTCGCGCGCGGCGACGTCGCCTCCTGGCCTGTCATCGGGTTCCTCTTCCGGTCCATCCACGTAATGTTCATCGACCGCACCGACAAGCGCGATACGATGCGCGTGAATGAACTCATTCACCATGCCCTGTCGCTCGACGACTGCGTCGGCGTGTTCGCGGAAAGCCGCATCTCGCGCGGCATCGACGTCGAGCCCTTCAAATCGGCTTTGATCCAGCCGGCCATAGCCAATCACATCCCGGTCCATTACGCGACCATCACGTACAAAAGCCTGCCCGGCGCCACGCCCGCGTGGCAGGTCGTGAACTGGTGGCAGCCGATCCCCTTCTCCCGGCACCTGTGGCGCGTGCTCGCGTGCCGCGGGTTCACCACGGTGGTGCATTTCGGCGAGGCGCCCCTCTTCGGGGAAGACCGCAAGGTGCTGGCACGGCAATTGCGCGATGCCGTGCGCGCCCGCTTCGTGCCGGTGCAGTAG